The Arachis hypogaea cultivar Tifrunner chromosome 14, arahy.Tifrunner.gnm2.J5K5, whole genome shotgun sequence DNA window AAAACTGAGGAATTTTTTCCTTTTCCCATGAAAGTTCCTGTAATGCTAAGTTAAAAAAAGCAAGCACACAGGGTAGCCTtcatgaatgaaaaaaataaaactgaAGAAGGCTTGGTGGGATCTAATTCCTGTACATATTACATAAGGAGCAATTCCATGAAGCTCTGCAAACTTTTATTTTCCCTAGGTATATATAATGCACACCAGCCAGCAACTGCATGCACACAAAACAATCATATTAGAACGCATCACTAAAAGCTAATACATTTCCTCTGATGATTTGAAATAAtacaagtgaaaaaaaaaaagttcaatcAATAATTTGGGAGGAGGGGTCAATGATCTTAAGCACCACACTGCTCTTTTTGTTGTACAAAGGGTAGATGTTCAATGTTCTAACTACTTCTGGATCATGTTCATAAGCCCTGCAAGAGGAGGGACACATACCTCTAAGCATGTCGAGTCAAGATCAGCAATACTTCGCAGATGAGTCCATCAGGAATGTTCAAATTATCCTGAACAGAACTCTAGATTTCATCTACCATCCGGCGACTCGTACTCCATCAGCTGAACAAACTTCCATAAGTTTCTCAGTAGAAATACATGCAGAAGATAAAGGCGTGATGACAGATACAGCATTACAGCATGGCTCTCCAAAATCATGATACCTGAAGAGATCAACAGGCATTCATGGCACACAGCAAGTTTCCTGGTTCAGACAATTCCCTGAATAACCAATCAACTCACCAAACTCAACACGACTATTCTCTCTGGCCACAATTATACTTTCGTCAACCAAGTTGCATAATAATCACTATTTTGTTTCTGGAAGGAAGATTTTTCCCGAGAATAAATCGTGATGATTCCTTAAACCAGCATGGATCTCCTACTCCAAAAGATAAATTCCCCCAGGAAAGACATGCCATTAAGATCACAAGTCAACTCCAAGATCATTTGCCAATTGTAGTATGCCACGCATTTGAAGGTATGGATTCTCTAACAGTTTTTCATTGTTGCTCTGTACATTGCAAAAATATAGAAAGTTAATATTGAATCACCATAACACTGAATTCTTAAGAAAACTTCAAAGAGAACACTTAGCAATTTGGCATAAAGAGAACTACTTCAAGTTGAATGCCATGAAATGAACTGGGTATATTTGTTACACACCTATGGAAACTACCATGTTACCACTTTTGGCATCATAAATGATAATCATGATGGTTACATAGAGGGCCATAATTTAAATATGAACCTATGAAGCTCATTTAACCACAAGACCAATATGCTAATCTCAGCTTCACTAATGATAGCAGAAGTAAATCACTAAAATGGGTACCTGTTGAGCTTTAACAACGAGATTCTGAAGCATGTGTTGATATTTCTCTGGCTTCTCGGTCATCATTCGCTGCAGCAATTGGGAAACAAACAAGATTATATTCAAGAACCTAAACAcaattttgaacaagaaaaataaattaaaatccatGCCTTCAGAAGAAAAGCAGAAGAATAATATGCGACTCTTGAATCTGTGTCATCCAGGAGTTCCCTGTCAGATACAACAAGATTTGAGCTTTGTATGTCAATGTAATAAAGGTTATAAATTAGAAAGCAAACCAATTAACGAGAGGCATAAAAGTTTAGGATCACCTAAAGAATTGTTCCAGACCAACTTCCTCAAAAGCAACAGGATCTGCTGTACATTTACCAATAAGTAGTAGTAGAAGTGTGGCTCGGATATCGGATGTTGCGCCAGGCAGGTTTCCTCTTCCTTTACTTCCAACAGCAACACCCAATGCAATGTCATCAGTAGCTGCTCCGGCCAATTGAATTAGTGGCCAATAGAGCAAGGCAGCAGGAACACGTGCGATTAACTGCATTGGGACAATGGCCCGTCCTTGGAGAAGTGCTGCCATTGATGCAGTCGCATGATCTAGGGGATAGTTATTAGGGTAACTGGATTTTTTATTAGCTTCTTCCTTATTTGCATCATCCCAGAGCAATGTATCTTGTTTGAGGACATTGTAATCACTGTCAAACCTTCTACTTGCACTTGTGAGACTTGGATTTCTGCCATTTTGCACTTCATCTCCAAAGGACAGAGCTGTAGCTGGAggaactcttaagcacaattgaGAAAATAGTATATCACACATCTGTTAAGGAAATAAAATAGAGGGTTGAGCAAAATAGATATGATATGCCAACAAATACTCAAACGGAAGCCATAAACATCAACAGAAATTCCAAGGGGTCATCCAGATAGACAGCATTCAGAATACATCATCAATCAGAAAATAAACTTGATCAGTGTGGGGAGTCATCTGACGAACAAACAATTTTATTACATAACATACAAAGGCACCTTTCCAACAACATCCAATTTGAAGTATGGAATTCTTTTCCTTGAGAAGTTAAAGAACATGCAGATATAATTGTTTCTTCTTACAATGGTTACCACAAGTTCcatgattttagtatatattgtCAAGAGATTAAGAACAATAAGTTCAAAGGATTGAGTGAAGAAACAATTACTTTTAGAATATTCATTCGGTCTGTTTCATTTATCTGAAACACCAACTTCAAGGCACTGCTCATTGTGTCTATCATTGCATTGGCCTTCTCAAGATGCCAATCTTTTTTCCCACGGCCTTTTCTGTTTGACTGTTGCATTTCATGCTCATCTAACAAAAATTTGCATCTCATAAGAAGCCTTTCAAGAACATACAAAAACCCCCATCTAATATAGTTGTATTTCGACTTTAAAAGACCACACATCAGTAAAATGGGCAAAGGAACATCTGCCGTATTTAAAGAATCTGGGATTCCAGCTTGAGCAATTTTCTTCTGGAAGTATTGGATGCTTGACCATATATCTCCGTCTCTTTCTCCACTAATCTCAGCAATAAGAAGATCACCTAACCAGATATACCCATTTTGACGATAAGAAATTCTTTCAGAATGTAGGAGTGAATGTAAAGTGGACCATGAGTGCTTTGCCTTCAGACCACTTCCATTCCTTAAAGACACATTCTCCATATCTTCTAGAAACTTGTGAGATTTGGTTATCTGAATCATATGAGTGAACTCCTTATCTAAATGAGTGAATGAACTTATTATTGCATCAAATTTCTCTGCTACAATTTCCAATAGCTGCAAATATTAGACAGGAACAGAGAGAAAAAGAAGATCAGTAATCATACAGCTCAAAGAAGATCTATTGCAAGCCATATATATGAAGAAATGCAGATAAGATCAAAGGAAAAATGTATAGCCCTAAAACATTAAAGTATATAGATAAGGAAAAACTGGAAGTACCGTATTTAGTCTTTCACTGTTGGGATATCTAGATAGAGCAGATGCAATTgatcttctcaaaatctctccaATGCCCTCTACCCCAAGTTTAACAGAAATATAAAATGCCTCAGGTGCATTTGTTTGAGCAAGCAGAGCAGCCAGAGGTTGGATCTCCTCATCACTGTATTCACTGACTCCTGAGGCTATGCACGATTCATTTATTTGATGCAAAATGTAATCAAAAAGCACTGCATACAGATTTTTCCTCTCTTCTCTTGAATTTGCAAGGGAATACTGAATCAATCATAGGAAGGCAGAAGAGAAAATCAGAAGTTCGAATCTATGTATCAGTCAAGGACATTTATTAGATTGAACTTCTCTCTACACTATTGTCAGAAGAATCAAATACCTCCAAAAAAATAAACTGAACTCCTCCAATCAGATCAAGTTGATCCACGAGGAACTTTGGCGTGCAGAGTTCAGGCTCAACAACTTCATCCGGAACTTCATAAAACATGTTGGTTAACATCGAAATAAGCTTACAGTGAACTAATTCTGCCCAAGAGTTCTCCCTGCTGGTTCTTATAAGCTCCTTCATAACCTAAATGCATACTGTGATGTgagaaaccttttttttttttttttggaaggaAAAAAGTGAGCAATTAAATTAACCAGGCACATCATGCTTAAAAATACAAAGcatattaataattgataatgGAACGGTGATGAACACCTACTCAAATACCAAATATAAAAGACAAGCAGGATTCCAAATCCCATTGAATAATCCATGCCTTAAATGATCAAACTATAGAGCTTAGACAAGAATATAGCACAATACATAAATGTCACTGTCAAGAATAATGTTGTGCCTTAATGCTTAAAACCACAGTTTTACATCTGTCCTTACCTTTTAATGGGAAAACTATCCATGAAACTAACTAGAGAACAGCATCAAGGAAAAAATGAGGCTCTTGATATTTTCATGCCCTTCCATTATGTTTTATCTGGTTTAGTTTGTGGAACAGTATTAGTTATTACCCTTGTACTTATTTTTGTTTGCCTAATTACCTCTCATCCCTATGCTTTTATTCTCTTAATAAGTCTTCATAAGTATCCCATCCCCTGACCCCCCGGGTCAAACTCCCATAAGAACAAAGGAAATAACTTACCCAAGAGAATACATTATTGAAATTGGAATTCCATGAAATATTGGAATAGATAAATGGGAAAGGAAGGCAATTCTCACCCTTATATCAAGTCCTTGCAAACGTTTTCTCCAAATCCTCCCTCTATCGCAGACAAAATAGAGCAAACAGCTAAGTGCAGATGCCCAGACTGATTCCTCCTTTTCTTCAGTCTGTAGAAAGCAATTAATCAGCATAAAATTTGGTTATAAGAACAGCATGATTAGATCACAATGTCAGAGATGAAGTGATAGAAAGCATATTTAGTTTACATACACCAAACAAATTCTATTATCACACCACAAATCCACCTATAATAGCTATCtgccttttcaaaacaaataaaGCAGCAAGttccctaatctcaatgttgtCAAAGACTTCGCTTTTTTGCAGTTTTGTCCTGTATCctaattttcaaatcatttagATTTTGAAAACAATAAAAGCACCCTTCCTTGTTCGTCCTTCCATGGAACATCAATTAACATCATATCATTTAAAACAGAAATCAGTATGTTAAGAAATGGCTAAAGTTAAAATTATTGAGACCAATCAGATGttccaaacaaaaaaataagccAAGAAACAAAGCAATAATCTTGTCCAACAACTTTCTTCTGACCCAATAATACCTGAACAAGAAGAAGTAGTATCTCATACAGAATATTTAAAATCCATGATTCAAAATTATTAATTGCAGATTCTGCATCCGATTTGCTCTTGGAATTTGCTTTTCTGCTTCCTTCGGTCGTAAGTTGAGTGTCACTGTCATAATAGGATTCTTGAGAATATTCTTCAATTGTGGAAACATCATCAGCAATCATTGGTTCTAAAAGATGAGCATGAACCCCAAGgtttagaattaaatcaaaagcACGAACCCTGCAGGCTGGCTTAGATGAACTAAGCATCTCCTGAACAACATATTTGGAATCTAGGTTAGAGACAATAAAATAACTGTAAATAATGTTATAACTGGAAAACTGTAGTTTTTGATGCATCACCTGAAGCATAGAAAGAGTGAGAGGAGCAGCAGTACGTGAATCTAAAACATACCTACAAGACATAAATGATGTGGCCATCATAAATAACCAACTCTCAGAATAGCACAAGAACCATAtgtaaaataattgaatattaaatCACACAGATGAACAGAAAATTAATGCACATGATAGACTTACTCTGGATCCTGACCATGTTCAATTTCAGTTTAGAAATATAGTGTAAATATGGCTGTTTTTGTTTCAACTTAGGGAAAGGGGGGGAGGTGATTTTACCACTAAAATCAAGCGCACCATATATGTAAAAGTGTAGCAATCAACTAGTTATAGATTTCATCAGAGATATGGATATTCTTATCAAAAAGAGAAACTACAATCGAGTCACTTCCACATTATACATATATCCAGGAAACATAGGAGGCAGCAAATTTCATCAAAAGAATTTTGCATGGTCTCAGTTTGTACCCACAACACTGTTGCAACTTGCAACAGTTGCACACCTCCACAAGACTCTCCATCCCTCAAACTCCCAAATTCTTTCTATTGTGTTAGTTGGAATTAGTACTTGTCTCATAGAATGGGCATGTAGTTTTGATGAAACTAGTTGTTGTTTGTGCACCTTGTTAATCACACATCATCCAAGCAAGGGATTCCTTAAATTGGTGCAAACAAGAAGTTCAAGCTAATTCACAGAATATAGTCTTAACATGGTTTGGAATTTTTAACTCCACTATTTCTGCCAAGATAATCATTAATTGCATATCATTTTTCTTCGAGGTTCAATTTCAGTTCCTCCTCTTTCCAGACTTTGAGAATTAATTGAACGTGTCCTATTATTAGAGTTGTGATATGAGCAAAACACACACAACTTAAGTTTAATCTTAGGATTGAAGGATGGATTCGAGAAAAATAGACAGTAACAAAAGAATGAATGAAACATGAAAGACAATAAATGACTAAAACATACATGTCAATCACTAGTTTAATAAGGACGCTAACAGCCACATCCATTGATGGTTTCCCACTTTGATTGGTTAGTCTACTTGACACTGTCATGACATTGGTAGTTGGGGAAGATGACTCGGAGCACACAGCAGCAATAACATCACGAACCTCAGCAGGGTTCAACCGTAAAGGTTGTTGCTCACTGTTCAGCATGACGAACATTTCATCAGATTTAGAAAAAAAGATGGTGAATAAAGCAACAATGAGAAACCCTATGTACCACGATCATCATCACACATGGGTCATCGGACCTCCTCACACAAACTCATTACAAATCATATAACAGTTTGCTCGAATTGAGTGACAACCAAAATTCCGAATTTAAATTGCAAGGAGATTATCAGTTGTCCTCTGGGAAATACAACTTAAATTAAAACCTAGGTTGTGGCACCCATTTTCAGATGCAGTAAATACATATTCACATATTTGATAACAGATTCTTTAGAAGAATTTATCTTGTTACTATGATACATACCTGTAATGTCGATACTGAAAAAGCTGTCGAGCTCGTGGACGGAAGGAAATCACGGGAGAATCCTCCCTGTGGAAACAGCAAAGCTCAGAATAACTAACAGATTAAATTATGAAAAGCATTCAGCATGCCAAAGTAACGAAAAATAAACAGactacccccccccccccccccttttctcgtgtgtaaaaagaaaaataaaacattcATCCCGAAGGACTAAGAAGGAATATTAACCTGCAGAGATGCAATGCAATTGTTTATCACATAATTAAAGCTCTCAAACCAATGGTTATATGAAGATTTTATGTATGACTGAAAACAAATAGTCTTACAAAGTCTTGAGGCTGATCCAGGACTTACTGTAGGTATTACCAAAGTTTGTTGTCCCCATTTAAAGTTTAGTACAACTTAGTCAACTacatatcttttttcttttatttcctgcTACCTAATTAATACTTATTACATAATTTCATTTTGGCCGACTTCTTTCAACAGTGCATTAGTATTCAGGCCTCAGGGCACAAAAGTGAGGCACAATATAACTACTGGATCTAAAACTTAATCTACCTTGGAAAGTCAAGCTTCTAATAATAGGCTCAAATTTCTGTAAGACTTCACATGGCATGAAATTAAAAACTaacgataaaaagaaaagtagaaaaggaaaaatataaaaataaaattatacatatatatagatcAAGATACTGAACTCACCAAATTTCACGAGAGCCCTGTTTTGTGCGTTTAGAAGCTGTTATTACTCTTAGGTGGGGACGAGCAGAAGCAGAATCAGTAATTGGTGTTACTGGTGAAGACTCCAATAGTTGATCCAGGTATGGCATATCATCAGTTCCAAAAAATTTCCATGGTTGCCCATTCATCTTGGATTCAAGATCTCCTACTAGAAGAGATGCTGCACCTACTTCTAAGAAATTATGTGCCCTCATGTCTTGAGAATTCACAGCACGATCGCTACACCAAAACATGTCATATAACAAAATCAATTTCTGCTGCACTAGATGGGAAAAGTAACAGCAAAAAGCTGAAACATATACTCTGGCTACCATCGGGATTCTTAAACCAACAACAAGCATAAAAGATTATTTACTTTTCAGCCCCTGTTGATGACGACGGTGGTTCATCAAGCCAACGCCATTGCAGGACATCATGGGCAATGAACACAAGTTCATCTCTTTCATCTTCGATCTTTGATAACTTCGAAACAGATAGGGTATTTGAATCTTTCTCTGATGTTTCCGGAACACTTGTTGCTGGACTTAGTTGGGACTTGAAGGATTTGCTCAGCAACGATGACAATGTCGGCAGTGATTGTCCAGATGTAGAAGGTGGTCCAGCAAAAGAAGCCGGTTGAAAAAGACGTTTTGGAATATGTTGAGCCACTAGGGATCGCACATAACTCAGTGACTTTATGAGTGCCTCCGAAGCAATAGTGCATACAGGCAAAGGATATGTATTTGTAGATGTTGGTGCACCAGATGGTCGATTCAAAGATCGGGACCCCAGTTGATTTGGTGGAATATCACATTCAGCAATTATGGTTGAACAAAAACGGTCTATCTGAAGCAATGTCTCCTCACTTGGTTTGTATCTGCATTAAGAACCAAGTGAGGAACACTTAATAGCTAATTAGAGCAAACAAAATACAGTTTATTGTCAAGTATGGAGTCAATTAAGGAAAGGTGGCAGTTTCTTGTGCCTAGTATAATGTGAAAGTAAATTAGAAAAACACAATAAACAAATTAGCCCCCCAGCCTCCCCCGACGGTttgaacacacacacacacacacaaaagaaaaaagaaaaaatacatagcTGTAAATGTAAAAGAGAGAACCAGAACTGATCTGAAAGATGTTACAGTGCTAAATTTCAAGAACACAGGGCCAACTTATTACAAAAATTATCGTTATTTAATTGACTTAGATAGCCTACGAGAGCATCCTCATGTAACATTggtaaagcaaaaaaaaaaaaaaattccaagtaCCAACAAATTAATACATAGAATAGCATCTCAAAGTTAGCAGAAA harbors:
- the LOC112798153 gene encoding uncharacterized protein, with the translated sequence MASSFSPQLSGVGSISRLRSSSIRKLPEPLRRAVADCLSSSTATTSSAANEPSRTLRDYLKSPATTDLAYSAILEHTIAERERSPAVVSRCVALLKRYLLRYKPSEETLLQIDRFCSTIIAECDIPPNQLGSRSLNRPSGAPTSTNTYPLPVCTIASEALIKSLSYVRSLVAQHIPKRLFQPASFAGPPSTSGQSLPTLSSLLSKSFKSQLSPATSVPETSEKDSNTLSVSKLSKIEDERDELVFIAHDVLQWRWLDEPPSSSTGAENDRAVNSQDMRAHNFLEVGAASLLVGDLESKMNGQPWKFFGTDDMPYLDQLLESSPVTPITDSASARPHLRVITASKRTKQGSREIWEDSPVISFRPRARQLFQYRHYSEQQPLRLNPAEVRDVIAAVCSESSSPTTNVMTVSSRLTNQSGKPSMDVAVSVLIKLVIDMYVLDSRTAAPLTLSMLQEMLSSSKPACRVRAFDLILNLGVHAHLLEPMIADDVSTIEEYSQESYYDSDTQLTTEGSRKANSKSKSDAESAINNFESWILNILYEILLLLVQTEEKEESVWASALSCLLYFVCDRGRIWRKRLQGLDIRVMKELIRTSRENSWAELVHCKLISMLTNMFYEVPDEVVEPELCTPKFLVDQLDLIGGVQFIFLEYSLANSREERKNLYAVLFDYILHQINESCIASGVSEYSDEEIQPLAALLAQTNAPEAFYISVKLGVEGIGEILRRSIASALSRYPNSERLNTLLEIVAEKFDAIISSFTHLDKEFTHMIQITKSHKFLEDMENVSLRNGSGLKAKHSWSTLHSLLHSERISYRQNGYIWLGDLLIAEISGERDGDIWSSIQYFQKKIAQAGIPDSLNTADVPLPILLMCGLLKSKYNYIRWGFLYVLERLLMRCKFLLDEHEMQQSNRKGRGKKDWHLEKANAMIDTMSSALKLVFQINETDRMNILKMCDILFSQLCLRVPPATALSFGDEVQNGRNPSLTSASRRFDSDYNVLKQDTLLWDDANKEEANKKSSYPNNYPLDHATASMAALLQGRAIVPMQLIARVPAALLYWPLIQLAGAATDDIALGVAVGSKGRGNLPGATSDIRATLLLLLIGKCTADPVAFEEVGLEQFFRELLDDTDSRVAYYSSAFLLKRMMTEKPEKYQHMLQNLVVKAQQSNNEKLLENPYLQMRGILQLANDLGVDL